A genomic region of Pelodiscus sinensis isolate JC-2024 chromosome 19, ASM4963464v1, whole genome shotgun sequence contains the following coding sequences:
- the LINGO3 gene encoding leucine-rich repeat and immunoglobulin-like domain-containing nogo receptor-interacting protein 3 — protein sequence MGEGWCGRRTMRDTMTWWLPVLALHWILLSAARVAACPARCECAPQLKSVVCHRKRLASIPEGIPTETKLLELSKNRIRCLNPGDLSPFPLLEELDLSENIITSVEPGAFSNLFHLQILRLRGNQLRLIPPGVFTKLSNLTLLDISENKLVILLDYMFQDLRNLKTLEVGDNDLVFISQRAFSGLLGLELLAIEKCNLTAISAESLSYLHNLEALRLRHLSISAVEDQNFKRLSSLLRLEIDNWPLLEDISPTGFQGLNLTSLSITYTNITAVPAAALRSLVYLMYLNLSYNPISSVPRGSFKDLIRLRELHMVGALLASVEPQAFVGLRQIRLLNLSNNFLSTLEESTFHSVNTLETLRVDRNPLACDCRLLWILQRRKTLNFDGQQPMCSSPAEIQGDALRDFPDSVLFEYFTCQKPQIRDRKLQHVTAREGQAVSFLCRADGEPVPTIVWVSPQHRMITSKSAGRATVLPGGTLEIRFAQVQDSGTYICIASNAGGNDTYFATLTVQGHPADGSRYANRTSYLGEFNDTFPNNTQVFLKFTLDLKTILVSTAMGCITFLGVVLFCFLLLFVWSRGRGQHKNNFTVEYSFRKVDGPATAAGQGSARKFNMKMI from the coding sequence ATGGGAGAAGGGTGGTGCGGCCGTAGGACCATGCGCGACACGATGACATGGTGGCTCCCGGTGCTGGCCCTCCACTGGATTCTTCTGAGCGCCGCCCGGGTGGCGGCCTGCCCGGCCCGCTGCGAGTGCGCCCCTCAGCTCAAGTCCGTGGTGTGTCACCGCAAGCGCCTCGCCTCCATTCCCGAGGGAATCCCCACGGAGACCAAGCTCCTGGAGCTCAGCAAGAACCGGATCCGCTGCCTCAACCCGGGGGACCTGTCCCCTTTCCCGCTGCTGGAGGAACTGGATCTGAGCGAGAACATCATCACCAGCGTGGAGCCGGGCGCCTTCAGCAACCTCTTCCACCTGCAGATCTTGCGGCTCCGAGGCAACCAGCTCCGGCTCATCCCTCCGGGCGTCTTCACCAAGCTGAGCAACCTCACCCTCCTGGACATCAGCGAGAACAAACTCGTCATCCTGCTGGACTACATGTTCCAGGACCTGCGCAACCTGAAGACCCTGGAGGTGGGGGACAACGACTTGGTCTTCATCTCCCAAAGGGCCTTCTCCGGCCTCCTCGGCCTCGAGCTGCTGGCCATAGAGAAATGCAACCTGACGGCCATCTCGGCCGAGTCGCTCTCCTACCTCCACAACCTGGAGGCCCTGCGGCTCCGACACCTCAGCATCTCGGCGGTGGAAGATCAGAACTTCAAGAGACTCTCCAGCCTCCTGCGGCTCGAGATCGACAACTGGCCGCTGCTGGAGGACATCTCGCCCACCGGCTTCCAGGGCCTGAACCTCACGTCGCTCTCCATCACCTACACCAACATCACGGCCGTGCCCGCGGCCGCCTTGAGGAGCCTGGTGTACCTCATGTACCTGAACCTCTCCTACAACCCCATTAGCTCTGTGCCCAGGGGCTCCTTCAAGGACCTCATCCGGCTGCGAGAGCTCCACATGGTGGGCGCCCTCTTGGCCTCCGTGGAGCCTCAAGCGTTCGTGGGCTTGAGGCAAATCCGCCTCCTCAACCTCTCCAACaatttcctctccaccctggagGAGAGCACCTTCCACTCGGTCAACACGCTGGAGACGCTGCGCGTGGACCGGAACCCGCTGGCCTGCGACTGCCGCCTCCTCTGGATCCTCCAGCGCCGCAAGACGCTCAACTTCGATGGGCAGCAGCCCATGTGCTCCTCGCCCGCCGAGATCCAGGGCGACGCCCTGCGGGACTTCCCCGACTCCGTCCTCTTCGAGTACTTCACCTGCCAAAAGCCCCAAATCAGGGACCGCAAGCTGCAGCACGTCACGGCCCGCGAGGGGCAGGCCGTCTCCTTCCTGTGCCGCGCGGACGGAGAGCCCGTCCCCACCATCGTCTGGGTCTCCCCTCAGCACCGGATGATCACCTCCAAGAGCGCCGGGCGAGCCACCGTCCTGCCCGGGGGCACGCTAGAAATCCGCTTCGCCCAGGTCCAAGACAGCGGCACCTACATCTGCATCGCCAGCAACGCCGGAGGAAACGACACCTACTTTGCCACCCTGACGGTCCAGGGGCACCCCGCGGACGGCTCCCGCTATGCAAACCGGACCTCGTACCTGGGCGAGTTCAACGACACCTTCCCCAACAACACGCAGGTCTTCTTAAAGTTCACGCTGGACCTCAAGACCATCCTGGTCTCCACGGCCATGGGCTGCATCACCTTCCTGGGGGTCGTGCTCTTCTGCTTCCTGCTCCTCTTCGTGTggagccgggggcggggacagCACAAAAACAACTTCACCGTGGAATACTCCTTCCGCAAAGTGGACGGCCCCGCCACCGCCGCCGGGCAGGGCAGCGCCCGCAAGTTCAACATGAAGATGATCTGA